From Aptenodytes patagonicus chromosome 1, bAptPat1.pri.cur, whole genome shotgun sequence, one genomic window encodes:
- the IL17RA gene encoding interleukin-17 receptor A isoform X2 produces MAGAGPRRLPLSLLLVFPIPLAGAALRLLLGAAPPFTCSQPDLNCLVRNSTCMEASWLQVPVWTPSAPSSLHVSSDVFCQMDGNLLPVLRIEWKVATDASIQYLRGAELAVMQLNSNQQICAQFDFQNNLPLQVRPDGGRWNFTFDRFEVEPGQTYQVTVYHLPKLGVDGDYNCKSTSFTMPDCKDSLMKRTIPCIKTGSLWEPRIQGKSLDDTTLLVSFNPWMESARYQIHVASFLNEKTCKMITRDFTEGGLQQQVNVTIKIEKNIRACCNYKIQIQPFFAICGTDCLRHSAFIPCSPAPGTDPSGDMIIWLYWCITGICVLLVGSVIAGVICMTKKRAAHWRGKCNHNDLQTAPYTDLPLPPLKPRKVWIVYSADHLLYVDVVLKFAEFLMTVCGTDVALDLLEDHQISELGPLPWLTRQKKEMEDLSSKIIILCSRGTQAKWQAMLGSEPVCLKQDQQKPMGDLFTPALNLILPDFKKPACFGMYVVCYFEGISSERDIPDLFNVTSRYQLMDKFEDIYFRIQDLEKFEPGRIHRIREITAENYVDTPSGRKLKEAVQKFKNWQTEHPDWFESETICLDNDEELQSLNRESQVDSLLSEPGGIVKHQLHLQEPDPNCCYVINLHMHEGESRGCKLQPQLNPCGDLTSRTMVLPMDEAPPVQVVEPVSSMEDSNIIGHHVLSNEDCMEGVPLLETSFPMRNNIILHDDSEVSAIDDQSPANLSGELRHHLNGLMYSLYQQSVLPSELSLCQEEADKQHQFVFDDQCKDQRQSVQSDQGYISRCSPLPPDDLVEEEEEEEEEEDQEKQVVFHELSPEVLNSLKSLQQQLFFQDIQRSSDWGYPAEVMDIGQSLEDC; encoded by the exons GTACCTGCATGGAGGCGAGCTGGCTGCAGGTTCCCGTGTGGACTCCTTCTGCTCCGAGCAGTCTTCATGTCTCTTCTGATGTTTTCTGTCAGATGGATGGAAACCTGCTCCCTGTGCTTCGGATAGAATGGAAAGTGGCCACTGATG CTAGCATCCAGTATCTCCGAggggcagagctggctgtgaTGCAACTGAACAGCAATCAACAGATCTGTGCCCAGTTTGACTTTCAGAACAACTTGCCACTTCAGGTCCGTCCGGATGGAGGCCGG tggaatttCACTTTTGACCGTTTTGAAGTGGAACCTGGCCAGACTTACCAAGTGACTGTCTACCACCTGCCCAAACTGGGCGTAGATGGAGACTACAATTGCAAGTCCACATCTTTCACAATGCCTG ACTGCAAGGACTCTCTAATGAAAAGAACAATCCCATGTATAAAGACAG GCAGCTTGTGGGAGCCCAGGATCCAAGGTAAAAGTCTAGATGATACAACTCTGCTTGTGAGCTTTAACCCATGGATGGAGTCAGCCCGATACCAAATTCATGTGGCCAGCTTCCTGAATGAGAAGACGTGTAAAATGATCACACGTGATTTCACTGAG GGTGGACTTCAACAGCAAGTGAATGTCACAATCAAAATAGAGAAGAACATAAGAGCTTGCTGCAACTACAAAATACAG ATTCAGCCATTCTTTGCGATCTGTGGCACAGACTGTCTGAGACACTCTGCTTTCATCCCATGTTCACCAGCTCCAG GTACAGACCCATCAG GTGATATGATTATATGGCTCTACTGGTGTATCACTGGGATATGTGTGTTACTGGTGGGATCAGTCATAGCTGGTGTGATTTGTATGACCAAAAAACGAGCAG caCACTGGCGAGGGAAATGCAACCACAATGATTTGCAAACTG CACCATATACCGACCTTCCTCTGCCACCCTTGAAGCCTCGAAAGGTTTGGATTGTGTACTCTGCTGATCACCTGCTGTACGTGGATGTGGTGCTGAAGTTTGCCGAGTTTCTGATGACAGTCTGCGGCACTGATGTAGCCTTAGATCTGCTAGAAGATCATCAGATCTCAGAGCTAGGGCCGTTACCCTGGCTTACTCGACAGAAGAAGGAAATGGAAGACTTATCTTCAAAGATCATCATCTTATGTTCACGGGGCACCCAGGCCAAATGGCAGGCCATGCTTGGGAGTGAGCCTGTGTGTCTCAAGCAAGATCAGCAAAAGCCAATGGGAGACCTGTTCACCCCAGCCTTGAATTTGATCCTGCCAGATTTCAAGAAGCCAGCCTGTTTTGGAATGTATGTAGTCTGCTATTTTGAGGGGATAAGCAGTGAGAGAGATATACCTGATCTGTTCAATGTCACATCCAGGTACCAGCTGATGGACAAGTTTGAGGATATTTATTTTCGGATTCAGGACTTGGAGAAGTTTGAACCTGGGCGCATCCATCGAATCCGGGAAATCACAGCTGAAAATTACGTCGATACCCCTAGTGGGAGGAAGTTGAAAGAGGCAGTACAAAAGTTCAAGAACTGGCAGACGGAGCACCCAGACTGGTTTGAGAGTGAAACCATCTGCTTGGATAATGATGAAGAGTTGCAGTCCCTAAACAGAGAGAGCCAGGTGGATTCACTGCTAAGTGAACCGGGCGGAATTGTGAAACACCAGCTGCACCTACAGGAACCTGACCCCAACTGCTGTTATGTCATCAACCTCCACATGCATGAAGGTGAAAGTAGAGGCTGTAAACTCCAACCTCAACTTAATCCGTGTGGGGATCTGACTTCTCGGACTATGGTCCTTCCTATGGATGAGGCTCCTCCAGTCCAGGTAGTGGAGCCAGTCTCTTCCATGGAAGATAGCAATATAATTGGTCATCATGTGCTGAGCAATGAGGATTGTATGGAAGGAGTTCCTCTTCTGGAGACAAGCTTTCCAATGAGGAATAACATTATCCTCCATGATGACTCTGAAGTTTCAGCAATAGATGACCAGAGTCCTGCAAACCTCTCAGGTGAACTGAGACACCATCTGAATGGACTCATGTACTCTCTTTATCAGCAGAGTGTCCTTCCttcagagctgtctctctgccaAGAGGAGGCTGACAAGCAACACCAGTTCGTCTTTGATGACCAATGCAAAGACCAAAGACAGTCAGTGCAGTCAGACCAGGGGTACATCTCTAGATGTTCTCCTCTGCCTCCTGATGACcttgtggaggaggaggaggaagaagaggaggaggaggatcaggAAAAACAGGTGGTCTTCCATGAACTCTCTCCAGAGGTCTTGAACAGTCTAaagagcctccagcagcagctgttttTTCAGGACATTCAACGGAGCTCTGACTGGGGGTATCCAGCTGAGGTGATGGACATTGGCCAATCTTTGGAGGACTGTTAG
- the TMEM121B gene encoding transmembrane protein 121B, with translation MHRAASNQRSVSSSSGSFQPPPPPPLPHAADRQPLFPGGSSSGGSRRGSGSSSGSARARRPRSPRSSTEEEEEEEEEEEEEDSISISKPLVPPPAAPLAAGGRRWGFQALSLVLLLGQGALLDLYLIAVTDLYWCSWIATDLVLAAGWGIFFCRNSRARRRERLPPPPGPPPPHPLLLHGPPGGRGAGGRGAGGPPRGGDFAYAHLAWLIYSIAFTPKAALILGTSILELIELRLPLGTTGFRITLALSAPLLYCLLRAIGTEGAGQLLLPPQPPPQHRAAAAFLATCLDLLDSFSLLELVLQTGRPAPLPAPLRYLLIAVYFLCLASPVLWLYELSAARPPGAARLALHLLLPAGLLDAPLLALRCLLLLRYQQPLSLFMLKNLFFLACRGLEALETCCLLRPAAAPPPAKYGPAAAAPAAAAPLAHGLSDADVGPHGYVNALAVTAQG, from the exons ATGCACCGCGCTGCCTCCAACCAGCGCTCGGTCTCCTCCTCCTCGGGCTCTttccagccgccgccgccgccgccgctgccgcacGCCGCCGACCGGCAGCCCCTCTTCCCGGGGGGCTCCAGCAgcggcggcagccggcggggctCGGGGTCGAGCTCGGGCTCGGcgcgggcccgccgcccccgcagcccccgcagcagcaccgaggaggaggaggaggaggaggaggaggaagaggaggaggacagcatcagcatcagcaagccCCTggtgccgccgcccgccgccccgct ggcggcgggcgggcggcgctggggCTTCCAGGCGCtgtccctggtgctgctgctggggcagggcgcGCTGCTGGACCTCTACCTGATCGCCGTCACCGACCTGTACTGGTGCAGCTGGATCGCCACCGACCTGGTGCTGGCGGCCGGCTGGGGCATCTTCTTCTGCCGCAACAGCCGGGCGCGCCGCCGGgagcggctcccgccgccccccgggccgccgccgccgcacccgctgctgctgcacggcccccccggcggccgcggggccgggggccgtggGGCCGGGggccccccccgcggcggcgacttCGCCTACGCGCACCTCGCCTGGCTCATCTACTCCATCGCCTTCACGCCCAAGGCGGCGCTGATCCTGGGCACCTCCATCCTGGAGCTGATCGAGCTGCGCCTGCCGCTGGGCACCACCGGCTTCCGCATCACCCTGGCGCTCTCCGCCCCGCTGCTGTACTGCCTGCTGCGGGCCATCGGCACCGAGGGCGCCGGGCAGCTGCTCctgccgccgcagccgccgccgcagcaccgcgccgccgccgccttcctcGCCACCTGCCTCGACCTGCtcgacagcttctccttgctggagctggtgctgcagaCCGGGCGGccggcgccgctgcccgccccgctgcgCTACCTCCTCATCGCCGTCTACTTCCTCTGCCTGGCCTCGCCGGTGCTGTGGCTCTACGAGctcagcgccgcccgcccccccggcgccgcccgcctCGCCCTCCACCTCCTGCTGCCCGCCGGGCTGCTGGACGCCCCGCTCCTGGCGCtccgctgcctcctgctcctgcgcTACCAGCAGCCGCTCTCCCTCTTCATGCTGAAGAACCTCTTCTTCCTGGCCTGCCGCGGCCTGGAGGCGCTGgagacctgctgcctcctccgccccgccgccgccccgccgcccgccaagtacggccccgccgccgccgcccccgccgccgccgccccgctggCCCACGGGCTCTCCGACGCCGACGTGGGCCCCCACGGGTACGTGAACGCCTTGGCGGTCACCGcccagggctga
- the IL17RA gene encoding interleukin-17 receptor A isoform X4 has product MAGAGPRRLPLSLLLVFPIPLAGAALRLLLGAAPPFTCSQPDLNCLVRNSTCMEASWLQVPVWTPSAPSSLHVSSDVFCQMDGNLLPVLRIEWKVATDASIQYLRGAELAVMQLNSNQQICAQFDFQNNLPLQVRPDGGRWNFTFDRFEVEPGQTYQVTVYHLPKLGVDGDYNCKSTSFTMPDCKDSLMKRTIPCIKTGSLWEPRIQGKSLDDTTLLVSFNPWMESARYQIHVASFLNEKTCKMITRDFTEGGLQQQVNVTIKIEKNIRACCNYKIQIQPFFAICGTDCLRHSAFIPCSPAPGTDPSAHWRGKCNHNDLQTAPYTDLPLPPLKPRKVWIVYSADHLLYVDVVLKFAEFLMTVCGTDVALDLLEDHQISELGPLPWLTRQKKEMEDLSSKIIILCSRGTQAKWQAMLGSEPVCLKQDQQKPMGDLFTPALNLILPDFKKPACFGMYVVCYFEGISSERDIPDLFNVTSRYQLMDKFEDIYFRIQDLEKFEPGRIHRIREITAENYVDTPSGRKLKEAVQKFKNWQTEHPDWFESETICLDNDEELQSLNRESQVDSLLSEPGGIVKHQLHLQEPDPNCCYVINLHMHEGESRGCKLQPQLNPCGDLTSRTMVLPMDEAPPVQVVEPVSSMEDSNIIGHHVLSNEDCMEGVPLLETSFPMRNNIILHDDSEVSAIDDQSPANLSGELRHHLNGLMYSLYQQSVLPSELSLCQEEADKQHQFVFDDQCKDQRQSVQSDQGYISRCSPLPPDDLVEEEEEEEEEEDQEKQVVFHELSPEVLNSLKSLQQQLFFQDIQRSSDWGYPAEVMDIGQSLEDC; this is encoded by the exons GTACCTGCATGGAGGCGAGCTGGCTGCAGGTTCCCGTGTGGACTCCTTCTGCTCCGAGCAGTCTTCATGTCTCTTCTGATGTTTTCTGTCAGATGGATGGAAACCTGCTCCCTGTGCTTCGGATAGAATGGAAAGTGGCCACTGATG CTAGCATCCAGTATCTCCGAggggcagagctggctgtgaTGCAACTGAACAGCAATCAACAGATCTGTGCCCAGTTTGACTTTCAGAACAACTTGCCACTTCAGGTCCGTCCGGATGGAGGCCGG tggaatttCACTTTTGACCGTTTTGAAGTGGAACCTGGCCAGACTTACCAAGTGACTGTCTACCACCTGCCCAAACTGGGCGTAGATGGAGACTACAATTGCAAGTCCACATCTTTCACAATGCCTG ACTGCAAGGACTCTCTAATGAAAAGAACAATCCCATGTATAAAGACAG GCAGCTTGTGGGAGCCCAGGATCCAAGGTAAAAGTCTAGATGATACAACTCTGCTTGTGAGCTTTAACCCATGGATGGAGTCAGCCCGATACCAAATTCATGTGGCCAGCTTCCTGAATGAGAAGACGTGTAAAATGATCACACGTGATTTCACTGAG GGTGGACTTCAACAGCAAGTGAATGTCACAATCAAAATAGAGAAGAACATAAGAGCTTGCTGCAACTACAAAATACAG ATTCAGCCATTCTTTGCGATCTGTGGCACAGACTGTCTGAGACACTCTGCTTTCATCCCATGTTCACCAGCTCCAG GTACAGACCCATCAG caCACTGGCGAGGGAAATGCAACCACAATGATTTGCAAACTG CACCATATACCGACCTTCCTCTGCCACCCTTGAAGCCTCGAAAGGTTTGGATTGTGTACTCTGCTGATCACCTGCTGTACGTGGATGTGGTGCTGAAGTTTGCCGAGTTTCTGATGACAGTCTGCGGCACTGATGTAGCCTTAGATCTGCTAGAAGATCATCAGATCTCAGAGCTAGGGCCGTTACCCTGGCTTACTCGACAGAAGAAGGAAATGGAAGACTTATCTTCAAAGATCATCATCTTATGTTCACGGGGCACCCAGGCCAAATGGCAGGCCATGCTTGGGAGTGAGCCTGTGTGTCTCAAGCAAGATCAGCAAAAGCCAATGGGAGACCTGTTCACCCCAGCCTTGAATTTGATCCTGCCAGATTTCAAGAAGCCAGCCTGTTTTGGAATGTATGTAGTCTGCTATTTTGAGGGGATAAGCAGTGAGAGAGATATACCTGATCTGTTCAATGTCACATCCAGGTACCAGCTGATGGACAAGTTTGAGGATATTTATTTTCGGATTCAGGACTTGGAGAAGTTTGAACCTGGGCGCATCCATCGAATCCGGGAAATCACAGCTGAAAATTACGTCGATACCCCTAGTGGGAGGAAGTTGAAAGAGGCAGTACAAAAGTTCAAGAACTGGCAGACGGAGCACCCAGACTGGTTTGAGAGTGAAACCATCTGCTTGGATAATGATGAAGAGTTGCAGTCCCTAAACAGAGAGAGCCAGGTGGATTCACTGCTAAGTGAACCGGGCGGAATTGTGAAACACCAGCTGCACCTACAGGAACCTGACCCCAACTGCTGTTATGTCATCAACCTCCACATGCATGAAGGTGAAAGTAGAGGCTGTAAACTCCAACCTCAACTTAATCCGTGTGGGGATCTGACTTCTCGGACTATGGTCCTTCCTATGGATGAGGCTCCTCCAGTCCAGGTAGTGGAGCCAGTCTCTTCCATGGAAGATAGCAATATAATTGGTCATCATGTGCTGAGCAATGAGGATTGTATGGAAGGAGTTCCTCTTCTGGAGACAAGCTTTCCAATGAGGAATAACATTATCCTCCATGATGACTCTGAAGTTTCAGCAATAGATGACCAGAGTCCTGCAAACCTCTCAGGTGAACTGAGACACCATCTGAATGGACTCATGTACTCTCTTTATCAGCAGAGTGTCCTTCCttcagagctgtctctctgccaAGAGGAGGCTGACAAGCAACACCAGTTCGTCTTTGATGACCAATGCAAAGACCAAAGACAGTCAGTGCAGTCAGACCAGGGGTACATCTCTAGATGTTCTCCTCTGCCTCCTGATGACcttgtggaggaggaggaggaagaagaggaggaggaggatcaggAAAAACAGGTGGTCTTCCATGAACTCTCTCCAGAGGTCTTGAACAGTCTAaagagcctccagcagcagctgttttTTCAGGACATTCAACGGAGCTCTGACTGGGGGTATCCAGCTGAGGTGATGGACATTGGCCAATCTTTGGAGGACTGTTAG
- the IL17RA gene encoding interleukin-17 receptor A isoform X1, giving the protein MAGAGPRRLPLSLLLVFPIPLAGAALRLLLGAAPPFTCSQPDLNCLVRNSTCMEASWLQVPVWTPSAPSSLHVSSDVFCQMDGNLLPVLRIEWKVATDASIQYLRGAELAVMQLNSNQQICAQFDFQNNLPLQVRPDGGRWNFTFDRFEVEPGQTYQVTVYHLPKLGVDGDYNCKSTSFTMPDCKDSLMKRTIPCIKTGSLWEPRIQGKSLDDTTLLVSFNPWMESARYQIHVASFLNEKTCKMITRDFTEGGLQQQVNVTIKIEKNIRACCNYKIQIQPFFAICGTDCLRHSAFIPCSPAPGTDPSGDMIIWLYWCITGICVLLVGSVIAGVICMTKKRAAHWRGKCNHNDLQTAAPYTDLPLPPLKPRKVWIVYSADHLLYVDVVLKFAEFLMTVCGTDVALDLLEDHQISELGPLPWLTRQKKEMEDLSSKIIILCSRGTQAKWQAMLGSEPVCLKQDQQKPMGDLFTPALNLILPDFKKPACFGMYVVCYFEGISSERDIPDLFNVTSRYQLMDKFEDIYFRIQDLEKFEPGRIHRIREITAENYVDTPSGRKLKEAVQKFKNWQTEHPDWFESETICLDNDEELQSLNRESQVDSLLSEPGGIVKHQLHLQEPDPNCCYVINLHMHEGESRGCKLQPQLNPCGDLTSRTMVLPMDEAPPVQVVEPVSSMEDSNIIGHHVLSNEDCMEGVPLLETSFPMRNNIILHDDSEVSAIDDQSPANLSGELRHHLNGLMYSLYQQSVLPSELSLCQEEADKQHQFVFDDQCKDQRQSVQSDQGYISRCSPLPPDDLVEEEEEEEEEEDQEKQVVFHELSPEVLNSLKSLQQQLFFQDIQRSSDWGYPAEVMDIGQSLEDC; this is encoded by the exons GTACCTGCATGGAGGCGAGCTGGCTGCAGGTTCCCGTGTGGACTCCTTCTGCTCCGAGCAGTCTTCATGTCTCTTCTGATGTTTTCTGTCAGATGGATGGAAACCTGCTCCCTGTGCTTCGGATAGAATGGAAAGTGGCCACTGATG CTAGCATCCAGTATCTCCGAggggcagagctggctgtgaTGCAACTGAACAGCAATCAACAGATCTGTGCCCAGTTTGACTTTCAGAACAACTTGCCACTTCAGGTCCGTCCGGATGGAGGCCGG tggaatttCACTTTTGACCGTTTTGAAGTGGAACCTGGCCAGACTTACCAAGTGACTGTCTACCACCTGCCCAAACTGGGCGTAGATGGAGACTACAATTGCAAGTCCACATCTTTCACAATGCCTG ACTGCAAGGACTCTCTAATGAAAAGAACAATCCCATGTATAAAGACAG GCAGCTTGTGGGAGCCCAGGATCCAAGGTAAAAGTCTAGATGATACAACTCTGCTTGTGAGCTTTAACCCATGGATGGAGTCAGCCCGATACCAAATTCATGTGGCCAGCTTCCTGAATGAGAAGACGTGTAAAATGATCACACGTGATTTCACTGAG GGTGGACTTCAACAGCAAGTGAATGTCACAATCAAAATAGAGAAGAACATAAGAGCTTGCTGCAACTACAAAATACAG ATTCAGCCATTCTTTGCGATCTGTGGCACAGACTGTCTGAGACACTCTGCTTTCATCCCATGTTCACCAGCTCCAG GTACAGACCCATCAG GTGATATGATTATATGGCTCTACTGGTGTATCACTGGGATATGTGTGTTACTGGTGGGATCAGTCATAGCTGGTGTGATTTGTATGACCAAAAAACGAGCAG caCACTGGCGAGGGAAATGCAACCACAATGATTTGCAAACTG cagCACCATATACCGACCTTCCTCTGCCACCCTTGAAGCCTCGAAAGGTTTGGATTGTGTACTCTGCTGATCACCTGCTGTACGTGGATGTGGTGCTGAAGTTTGCCGAGTTTCTGATGACAGTCTGCGGCACTGATGTAGCCTTAGATCTGCTAGAAGATCATCAGATCTCAGAGCTAGGGCCGTTACCCTGGCTTACTCGACAGAAGAAGGAAATGGAAGACTTATCTTCAAAGATCATCATCTTATGTTCACGGGGCACCCAGGCCAAATGGCAGGCCATGCTTGGGAGTGAGCCTGTGTGTCTCAAGCAAGATCAGCAAAAGCCAATGGGAGACCTGTTCACCCCAGCCTTGAATTTGATCCTGCCAGATTTCAAGAAGCCAGCCTGTTTTGGAATGTATGTAGTCTGCTATTTTGAGGGGATAAGCAGTGAGAGAGATATACCTGATCTGTTCAATGTCACATCCAGGTACCAGCTGATGGACAAGTTTGAGGATATTTATTTTCGGATTCAGGACTTGGAGAAGTTTGAACCTGGGCGCATCCATCGAATCCGGGAAATCACAGCTGAAAATTACGTCGATACCCCTAGTGGGAGGAAGTTGAAAGAGGCAGTACAAAAGTTCAAGAACTGGCAGACGGAGCACCCAGACTGGTTTGAGAGTGAAACCATCTGCTTGGATAATGATGAAGAGTTGCAGTCCCTAAACAGAGAGAGCCAGGTGGATTCACTGCTAAGTGAACCGGGCGGAATTGTGAAACACCAGCTGCACCTACAGGAACCTGACCCCAACTGCTGTTATGTCATCAACCTCCACATGCATGAAGGTGAAAGTAGAGGCTGTAAACTCCAACCTCAACTTAATCCGTGTGGGGATCTGACTTCTCGGACTATGGTCCTTCCTATGGATGAGGCTCCTCCAGTCCAGGTAGTGGAGCCAGTCTCTTCCATGGAAGATAGCAATATAATTGGTCATCATGTGCTGAGCAATGAGGATTGTATGGAAGGAGTTCCTCTTCTGGAGACAAGCTTTCCAATGAGGAATAACATTATCCTCCATGATGACTCTGAAGTTTCAGCAATAGATGACCAGAGTCCTGCAAACCTCTCAGGTGAACTGAGACACCATCTGAATGGACTCATGTACTCTCTTTATCAGCAGAGTGTCCTTCCttcagagctgtctctctgccaAGAGGAGGCTGACAAGCAACACCAGTTCGTCTTTGATGACCAATGCAAAGACCAAAGACAGTCAGTGCAGTCAGACCAGGGGTACATCTCTAGATGTTCTCCTCTGCCTCCTGATGACcttgtggaggaggaggaggaagaagaggaggaggaggatcaggAAAAACAGGTGGTCTTCCATGAACTCTCTCCAGAGGTCTTGAACAGTCTAaagagcctccagcagcagctgttttTTCAGGACATTCAACGGAGCTCTGACTGGGGGTATCCAGCTGAGGTGATGGACATTGGCCAATCTTTGGAGGACTGTTAG
- the IL17RA gene encoding interleukin-17 receptor A isoform X3: MAGAGPRRLPLSLLLVFPIPLAGAALRLLLGAAPPFTCSQPDLNCLVRNSTCMEASWLQVPVWTPSAPSSLHVSSDVFCQMDGNLLPVLRIEWKVATDASIQYLRGAELAVMQLNSNQQICAQFDFQNNLPLQVRPDGGRWNFTFDRFEVEPGQTYQVTVYHLPKLGVDGDYNCKSTSFTMPDCKDSLMKRTIPCIKTGSLWEPRIQGKSLDDTTLLVSFNPWMESARYQIHVASFLNEKTCKMITRDFTEGGLQQQVNVTIKIEKNIRACCNYKIQIQPFFAICGTDCLRHSAFIPCSPAPGTDPSAHWRGKCNHNDLQTAAPYTDLPLPPLKPRKVWIVYSADHLLYVDVVLKFAEFLMTVCGTDVALDLLEDHQISELGPLPWLTRQKKEMEDLSSKIIILCSRGTQAKWQAMLGSEPVCLKQDQQKPMGDLFTPALNLILPDFKKPACFGMYVVCYFEGISSERDIPDLFNVTSRYQLMDKFEDIYFRIQDLEKFEPGRIHRIREITAENYVDTPSGRKLKEAVQKFKNWQTEHPDWFESETICLDNDEELQSLNRESQVDSLLSEPGGIVKHQLHLQEPDPNCCYVINLHMHEGESRGCKLQPQLNPCGDLTSRTMVLPMDEAPPVQVVEPVSSMEDSNIIGHHVLSNEDCMEGVPLLETSFPMRNNIILHDDSEVSAIDDQSPANLSGELRHHLNGLMYSLYQQSVLPSELSLCQEEADKQHQFVFDDQCKDQRQSVQSDQGYISRCSPLPPDDLVEEEEEEEEEEDQEKQVVFHELSPEVLNSLKSLQQQLFFQDIQRSSDWGYPAEVMDIGQSLEDC, from the exons GTACCTGCATGGAGGCGAGCTGGCTGCAGGTTCCCGTGTGGACTCCTTCTGCTCCGAGCAGTCTTCATGTCTCTTCTGATGTTTTCTGTCAGATGGATGGAAACCTGCTCCCTGTGCTTCGGATAGAATGGAAAGTGGCCACTGATG CTAGCATCCAGTATCTCCGAggggcagagctggctgtgaTGCAACTGAACAGCAATCAACAGATCTGTGCCCAGTTTGACTTTCAGAACAACTTGCCACTTCAGGTCCGTCCGGATGGAGGCCGG tggaatttCACTTTTGACCGTTTTGAAGTGGAACCTGGCCAGACTTACCAAGTGACTGTCTACCACCTGCCCAAACTGGGCGTAGATGGAGACTACAATTGCAAGTCCACATCTTTCACAATGCCTG ACTGCAAGGACTCTCTAATGAAAAGAACAATCCCATGTATAAAGACAG GCAGCTTGTGGGAGCCCAGGATCCAAGGTAAAAGTCTAGATGATACAACTCTGCTTGTGAGCTTTAACCCATGGATGGAGTCAGCCCGATACCAAATTCATGTGGCCAGCTTCCTGAATGAGAAGACGTGTAAAATGATCACACGTGATTTCACTGAG GGTGGACTTCAACAGCAAGTGAATGTCACAATCAAAATAGAGAAGAACATAAGAGCTTGCTGCAACTACAAAATACAG ATTCAGCCATTCTTTGCGATCTGTGGCACAGACTGTCTGAGACACTCTGCTTTCATCCCATGTTCACCAGCTCCAG GTACAGACCCATCAG caCACTGGCGAGGGAAATGCAACCACAATGATTTGCAAACTG cagCACCATATACCGACCTTCCTCTGCCACCCTTGAAGCCTCGAAAGGTTTGGATTGTGTACTCTGCTGATCACCTGCTGTACGTGGATGTGGTGCTGAAGTTTGCCGAGTTTCTGATGACAGTCTGCGGCACTGATGTAGCCTTAGATCTGCTAGAAGATCATCAGATCTCAGAGCTAGGGCCGTTACCCTGGCTTACTCGACAGAAGAAGGAAATGGAAGACTTATCTTCAAAGATCATCATCTTATGTTCACGGGGCACCCAGGCCAAATGGCAGGCCATGCTTGGGAGTGAGCCTGTGTGTCTCAAGCAAGATCAGCAAAAGCCAATGGGAGACCTGTTCACCCCAGCCTTGAATTTGATCCTGCCAGATTTCAAGAAGCCAGCCTGTTTTGGAATGTATGTAGTCTGCTATTTTGAGGGGATAAGCAGTGAGAGAGATATACCTGATCTGTTCAATGTCACATCCAGGTACCAGCTGATGGACAAGTTTGAGGATATTTATTTTCGGATTCAGGACTTGGAGAAGTTTGAACCTGGGCGCATCCATCGAATCCGGGAAATCACAGCTGAAAATTACGTCGATACCCCTAGTGGGAGGAAGTTGAAAGAGGCAGTACAAAAGTTCAAGAACTGGCAGACGGAGCACCCAGACTGGTTTGAGAGTGAAACCATCTGCTTGGATAATGATGAAGAGTTGCAGTCCCTAAACAGAGAGAGCCAGGTGGATTCACTGCTAAGTGAACCGGGCGGAATTGTGAAACACCAGCTGCACCTACAGGAACCTGACCCCAACTGCTGTTATGTCATCAACCTCCACATGCATGAAGGTGAAAGTAGAGGCTGTAAACTCCAACCTCAACTTAATCCGTGTGGGGATCTGACTTCTCGGACTATGGTCCTTCCTATGGATGAGGCTCCTCCAGTCCAGGTAGTGGAGCCAGTCTCTTCCATGGAAGATAGCAATATAATTGGTCATCATGTGCTGAGCAATGAGGATTGTATGGAAGGAGTTCCTCTTCTGGAGACAAGCTTTCCAATGAGGAATAACATTATCCTCCATGATGACTCTGAAGTTTCAGCAATAGATGACCAGAGTCCTGCAAACCTCTCAGGTGAACTGAGACACCATCTGAATGGACTCATGTACTCTCTTTATCAGCAGAGTGTCCTTCCttcagagctgtctctctgccaAGAGGAGGCTGACAAGCAACACCAGTTCGTCTTTGATGACCAATGCAAAGACCAAAGACAGTCAGTGCAGTCAGACCAGGGGTACATCTCTAGATGTTCTCCTCTGCCTCCTGATGACcttgtggaggaggaggaggaagaagaggaggaggaggatcaggAAAAACAGGTGGTCTTCCATGAACTCTCTCCAGAGGTCTTGAACAGTCTAaagagcctccagcagcagctgttttTTCAGGACATTCAACGGAGCTCTGACTGGGGGTATCCAGCTGAGGTGATGGACATTGGCCAATCTTTGGAGGACTGTTAG